The Lebetimonas natsushimae genomic sequence AAAAGCGGAATGTTTAAAAATGTAGAGGAATTTAAAGCCACCACCGGCGGACTTATGGCGTTTTTTGAAAATGAAGAAAATGATTTAATTGAGGCTGTTTTGGAAGATGTCATAAAAAGGGCTGTCGGATTGATTTCATGGATGGAGGTTGATGAAGTGCTGCCTTATTATATTGAGGGGCTTATTCATTTAACAGGACTTTTTGAAAATGAAATAATTTCTTTTAACGGTAAAAGTTTGGAATATAATTATTCAAATTATGAAAAGTTAAAAAACTGGTATAAAAATACATATTTAGATTTGGCAAGGCATTATGTAGAAAAAAAAGATGCAAAAGAATTCTTGGATAAACTGGTATATAAAGATAAAAACTTTTATCCCCTTAATAAAAAAGCCGATGAATTTGTAAGATATTATTACAAAAGATATGGTGAAATCGGGGAGAAAATTTATAAAGGTTAAATATGAAACTTGATCTAAGCGAAGAGAATATAAAAAAATTGAATGAAAAATGTCAAAATCAGGATAAACATTTATATGAATTTTTAAAAGATGAATTTCCTAAATTAAGCACTGAAGAGAGATTAAAATATCTTGCAACGATTTTAAATGATTTTTTTGAAGATTATGAGTTTGATGAAAAAGCACCTCGCCATAAGGAAGACGGATATTCAATAGTTAAATTTTGGCCTAAGAAAAAGGCCTGAATTTTAGCTGTTCTGTGTATTTGTCTGAGCGTTGTCAGAGCCGTTGTCATAAGCCCCTTTTTTAGCCATCCATCCAAGATACATAAGAACTATACCGTCCATAAGGAAACTTACACCCACAACGATCCCTACTGTTACAAATGAACTAAACGGCCATCCGATTACCATAATAACACCTAAAATAAAGCTAAGCATACCGTTTAATAAAGATAACCACCAACCTTTTAGCGGTTTTAAATCCATAGCTACACCAAAACTTGCAAATGCGTCAACAAAAAAGTATGCTGCAAAAAGTATTGCTACAGCCGCAACACCACTTCCAGGCCATATTAAAAGTAAAATACCTGTAATTAAAAGCATTAATGCTTTAAACCATGCACTTAAACTTTTTGTATGTGCTTTAA encodes the following:
- a CDS encoding HdeD family acid-resistance protein, with protein sequence MFINRIEKEKLKEFSTLSIIAGVLMAIAGILAIIKPVAGSLAFVIFLGALFTAAGLVQLYTTFKAHTKSLSAWFKALMLLITGILLLIWPGSGVAAVAILFAAYFFVDAFASFGVAMDLKPLKGWWLSLLNGMLSFILGVIMVIGWPFSSFVTVGIVVGVSFLMDGIVLMYLGWMAKKGAYDNGSDNAQTNTQNS